The genomic stretch AAGAAGGTTGTAGAGCATTACAGAACATATTacaaattatattacattattaaattatggtgttctcctcatgtccaagtgggtttcctccgtgtgctccggtttcctcccacggcccaaaaacacccgttggtaggtggattagcgactcagaagtgtccataggtttgagtgtgtgccgccttgtgaaggactggcgccccctccaggttgtgttccctctttgctcccagtgattccgggtaggttctggacccaccgtgaccctgaactggataaacggtttcAGACAAAGaacgaattaatgaatattaaattaTGGGATCCATATTGTCACCTGCACATCTTGTAGTGCACTACTTTatcattaattatattttcatttgttcagaAATAAAAGCTAAAGCAAGTGATTAATTATTGCAGCCCTAACATCAATGTAAACCTGGATTTTCTTTGGATCTTCCTCTAGAGCTTTTAACTTTGCCTCTGGAGCCTGAAAGTTTTTGATGTAGTGCTAATGGGTTTGTGTAACTGGTCGtaaatccacagctgaggtgatTGTGCTCTAAGGCTAAACCCGCTAGCAGCTGTGAGAGTTATTGCCTCCTGgacgttttgtgtgtgtgtgtgtgtgtgtgtgtgtgtgtgtgtgtgtgtgtgtgttttgaatgaGGTACAAAATCCATGATTTATTCTGTTAAACCCATAAACACCATAAACTTGGAAACCTTGGTTGTGAACATTTTCTATTGCAAAGATTTTGTGCAGCTGCATGTTGTGATTGGACCTGGGCCTCCACACTTTATCAGCATTTAACAGAAATCCTGTGATTGTGGCTTCAGTGGTTAAGATGCAAATAAAGTGAATGAAAGTGGTTTGTTATAGAGAAACCAACAGTCAGACTTGTTCACAGTgctggtgaatggaaccagacgtcctcctccaAACCACCTCACAGAAagttattacagcacatggcaGTGTACAGAATGCTAATGTCTGACCATGGCTTTGAGACAGAGTGAAGTAAGAAAAATTTAGTTCAGATCTCCGCTCATTTCCGTTATATTAATCATTCTTAGGTTTTAGACTGCTGGAGGTCACGGGTGGTTATTGAGAATTAAATCAGTGCTGTATTTGACATGGAGGTGCTTGGTTCCTTTTACTACCATTGAATAAATATCCCCAAGTTTctctagggcggcacggtggcgcagcaggtagtgtcgcagtcacacagctccaggggcctgcaggttgtgggttcgattcccgctccgggtgactgtctgtgaggagttggtgtgttctccctgtttcctccgggtgctccggtttcctcccacagtccaaaaacacacgttgcaggtggattggcgactcgaaagtgtccgtaggtgtgagtgaatgtctgtgttgccctgtgaaggactggcgtcccctccagggtgtattcccgccttgcgcccgatgattccaggtaggctctggaccccccgcgaccctaaattggataagcggttacagataatggatggatagatggaagTTTCTCTATCAACCATTTCACTTCAACAcgcatcacttttttttttgcacaatttattttaatgtgtggGGCAGTTTGATTAAAGGAGTCAATATTGCTCAAGGGTGGTAAATGGGTTCCTTTTACGCTTTGCTACATTACCATGTTTATTTAGGCTTAGGGCTGTaagagaattttttttattagttgtgAGCTACGGAAATGTAATTTTCAGCTACACAACTTTTATTGGAATTTCACTGAGAACGTCTCATTATTGCCACAGATTTAGAAGCAAGTAAGAAAACGCCATACATTTTTGTCATAGAGAAATCCAGCTTGGACTGAAAAATCATTATATGGCTATGACAAAAAGGAAAGGAGATATGACTCTAAAGAGTGCCAGGGGTGTatcaacattttatattgctttAAATGATTTCACTCATTcctttttctgtttatattttttatattacttaTTTGATATTTCAGTATTGTGTCAAAATGATTACCAGTGTATCGTAGGGGTTCTGCACTCAGGCACATCTCATTTCAGTACTgagtgcattttatttttatcgaCACGATATAATAAACGAGCACAGATACAGCTGAGCACAATATGAACAAACATTGACACtgcttttattattgttatgaagcattttattataatttgtttAATACTTCTGTTGTATTAGTATTAGACATTTAAATTATGTCGGAGAacaaatgtttttgtgtttttcttctcaACAAAGACTGTAATGCCAGTAATGcttaattgtaatattttatttattaatttttactactgtttttgttatttattccttatttattatttaatcatatttgtttttcttttgtactCTGATTATATATTCATGTGTATTTGAATTTAACACCAAAAATATCTTTTGTACAAGTGCTTGTTGCATTAtttaattgattgattaattatAAAGTGTGGATGTTTTTGGCACAAGTTAAACAGAGCTAGAAGCTAAAATCctgttttgttgtgtgtatGTTCTTAATCCAGAATTCTGAATGTATGGCATTGATATACAAAGCgatattttttccctttgtgAGTTTTTCCCTGAGTTTGGATCCAGCTTTAGACTGAAGCTCTGCTATTGCCTGAACCTTCATTTGTTCAGTGGTGAatcagaacaacaacaacaaaaaaaaaacattttaacttcaataaaataatttttttttattaaagtatATCATGTGTTGATTTGTCTTCGTTGCTCATTTTCCATTCCTTATCCAAGGGTTTTATAACtataaaatatatcaaatgTGTAACTGTTAAAAGAATCTgaagaattaaaataaagtgaagCACCATAGAAATTGTAATTCCTGAACAATACTACAGGGTGCAGTAGAGGTAAAAATGAATGGGGTGTCTGAAGTttgtgtaaaaaacaaaaaaacaaaaagaaaaacattcataaatatttgatCCGTTTTCTTGTAGacaaatttatatttttctccGACAAAGTAATATATAAAGTTTTACTATTCAAGTTATATTTgaccctgtgaaggtctggcgccccctccagggtgtgttcctgccttgcgcccagtgattccagggagggtccggacccaccgcgaccctgaactggataagggttacagataatgaatgaatgaacaacactTACTAGAATATTTTTGTTTCAGTAGCAAAGAGACTTAGAGCATAGCACACCAGCATTCCTCCTGAATGAAAGGAAGTGAAGCTAAATGGATGACGAGAAAATTAATTGATTAACACTATAACGGGCCGTTTATTTATCTATGAACGCTTTAATTTTGACAAAGTAGATCAATAAAAATAAGCtatgaatatttattcattcatagaGAAATTTACTTCGTTTGTACTTGAAGAATTTTTACtacattaagaaaatacaaTTTGTCATTATTTTTTAACCAGTTTTAGCAGTACACTGCATGTTGAATGGTGTCAACATAAGTAAATTATcctaatattacaaatataactttttcattcattcattatctgtaagcgcttatccagtttagggtcgcggtgggtccagagcctacctggaatcattaggcgcaaggcgggaacacaccctggatggggcgccagtccttcacagggcaacacacacactcacacattcactcacaccaatggacacttttgagtcgccaatccgtcTACCAaggtgtattttatttttggactgtgggaggaaacccatgcagacacagggagaacacaccatactcctcacagacagtcacccggaggaaacccacgcagacaaggggagaacacaccacactcctcacagacagtcacccggaggaaacccatgcagacacagagagaacacaccacactcctcacagagagtcacccggaggaaacccacgcagacacagggagaacacaccacactcctcacagacagtcacccggaggaaacccacgcagacacagagagaacacaccacactcctcacagacagtcacccggaggaaacccacgcagacacagagagaacacaccacactcctcacagacagtcacccggaggaaacccatgcagacacagagagaacacaccacactcctcacagagagtcacccggaggaaacccacgcagacacagggagaacacaccacactcctcacagacagtcacccggaggaaacccacgcagacacagagagaacacaccacactcctcacagacagtcacccggaggaaacccacgcagacacagagagaacacaccacactcctcacagacagtcacccggaggaaacccacgcagacacagggagaacacaccacactcctcacagacagtcacccggaggaaacccacgcagacacagagagaacacaccacactcctcacagacagtcgcccggagcgggaatcgaacccacaacctccaggtccctgaagctgtgtgagtgcgacactaacctgctgacACAGGTACCTACCGACACAACCCTAGTAAGTGTTGTTCTAAAGTTAAATTACTTCCTGTGTAGATTCCTGCACATATTTTTACTTAGCTAACAGTGTTTGTCCGAAAACCTCGATATTAAACACAACGCTGCTCGTATTTCACTCTTGATACTTCTAGCACATTCCACCACACACATTAACAAGGTACAACACTTCATTTCGACTGGAAAAGGTtttcaggtttatttttttgtgaatcagttAAGAAGTTTACAATTTATTTTGCAATCTAGATTCATTCAGTGTCATTTATCACGCCATTTCTTACTAGTTTATACAAATTATTAAGCATCGACTACCATTCACTTCCGTTCATTTAGGAATTCCTAGCGCCCCCTGGTGTTTCATTCTGTACTTTTTTGCTTTAAACAGAGAGCCCCTTCATattcgttaaaaaaaaaagaaaaaaaagagttgtAAATCATACTAattagaaagaaataaaaagatatGCCAAACATTCTCATAATAAGGACTTACTAAATGGCTATTTATTTCCCttcttttcactttctctttcttggTTTAGTCTCTGTTTCAAATTCTTCTGGAGTGGATGGCTGGTATCTCAACTTTTCTTCTTCGGGCTAGAGAGAGGGCCACTCCTTTCTCGTAGTATGCAGATTCATTTATGAAGAAGGGATACAATGGTTCTTTGCCTTTATACCTCACCGTCTccccagagaaagagaggaacatGGGGTCTCCTGGATGCAGGAGGCAGAAGTCTCTGTCCTGAGagaaaaatgattattttatattaaataaataaataaataaataaaaacactataaAGTCACTTTGCATATGTATCCCCTAACATCCACTGACCTTTGATTATTTACTCTCTATCCTACATCAGCAAAGTGGATATCAGAAATATTTTACTGCACACCtggaaaataaatgtgtaaaatatataaccTGTAGGTCCGGATGAACTGCAGCTGTGATGCTGTGAGTGTGAGGATCTCGAGGATAATCAATACTCTTCACCAACGTATAAACATCCAGAGAACTACCTTCAAACTGAGTCCCTGAGGAGGAGAATGAAGCAAATGGTACAGTTATCTTTGTTTTTACTAAAGAAAATTGAAGATGTAATTCTGATTACATTACTTCTGATAGAGAAATCCAGCTTAGACCAGGAATTCCTCATAAATTCCACAGAAAAATCTTAAATGTAAAGCCTGCTGTCTGTTGCAGTCTTCTCTTTACCTGAGTTAAAAAGGCGCACCCAATCCAGCATCAGTTGAACTGCTTCCTGCATCGCAGTAAATACATTGGACCTGATTAAACCATGAGGCTGAGGCCCAATCTCCATCGCTGTGGAGCAAAATAGTAtgattcagataaacaaacaaatagaaaaacaaataaatgaaaagcatGGCCTGGTGTTTAGAGGAATAGAGATAAAAGAGATAAACGAGAACTGGTGtaaaaaatcaaattaaatgtattgtaaAACAGAACTTAACAGAGAGGTAGTGTAATATAGCTGTATCTATAATGTACTGGACATGTTTGTTAGGTGTTATAGGAATATTCCCACATTTTTCAACCTAATCTCCATTTGCTGCATTTGTAGTGTACATCTGATACCATGGATATCATGGGTTTGGAAGTCTATGGGCAGATGCTGAACTCAATAAAACAACATTGAATAAATTATATAgtattatatgtgtgtgtatgtgtatctatatatatatgtgtgtgtctgtgtgtgtgtgtatgtgtgtgtgtatctatctatatatatatatatatgtatgtatgtgtgtgtgtgtgtgtgtgtgtatgtctgtatcATTGCTGTCCATCAATGCTGTTGCTGtttgtatctcccaaaatataATAGTGACTTTTCCAGAGAATTGAAATGGTATATTCTTGTAAATTCTTTCAATTGAAGTGAATATAAAAGAACCTTATTCCAAGTAAGTAATATTGGAgcatatatatattcagttgTAATATTACAGACTATTCCTTTAAGACTGAAATTTAAAGAAGCCAGTAAATAGattcaaaacacatttgttcAGATTTACATGTGAATAATTGCAGCCAATTTATCTGAGTTACTGCACactgtgcaaaaaaaataataataataataaagcaacTGACGCATTTTACAATAATCTCCAGTGTAAGTAAAATCCTAATGAAATGGAATATAGCCCATAAATTACGACATCTGCATAACTCCCAGAGTGCTGGAGTCAGCGCTGTGCTCTGTATGAATCATTCTGATGGAGAAGTTTTTTAGCTGAAGCTTGAAGCAGTGAAAAAAGCTGTGATTCAGCCAAAACTGCAGGCATCAGGAATAATGAATGAAGAggcacttttaaataaatagcaGTAATAATGTGTAAAGGGAACAAGAAAACATATGGAAACATTTGATGCAGGATGAACAACAGTGGAATGGCGAATAAatagaagaaagaagaaaagaaatggtgAAAAATCTGATCCGTTAATGGAATTAGACCGGttaaatatttcacagtttCTCACGGGTTCTAGGCTTGTATTTCTTTTATGTGCCAGTTAATAGCACATAGCACTTTTCTAGATGGTTGTTTCATGGATGCTGTAgttttccaggtggttgctaatgtcttgctctgtgtgtgttatgggATGTGCTATGTGTTTAAATCCAAGCTCTATGTAAAATGTCTGATTTGGTGGTGAACACATGGCAGTGACACAGCTGAATAAATATGTCAGACCAAATAAATGTTTCGCCCTGTTATAACTGGCCCAATTTACTGTTTCAGTATGTTTCGTCTGTGTGAAGCACGGCACACCACTTTTGAACAATTTgttttgtaattaaaataattatccaGATTTTTAAAACCTTACTTACATTTCCTGCTTCGCTTAGAGTGTGTAAAATATTAGACAGTCCTGCCTTGTACCTCCAATCACCAGCAGATTTTTAGAAACCCCCACCTTCAGCATTCACTTTAGCAGAAACAGAACCAGTTAAACTTCAGCGCTGGTCTGAGATCACTTTGAGAGAGACTCACCGAAGCCATGTTTTCCCACTGAGTCAAGAGAGTAAGCTTCACTGGGAGGATAGTCGTAGTGGACGTATCTTACTGGGATAGTAGCCATTTCCCTCTGTACGTACACAAACAAACCCAGAAGGGATTATTAATCATCATATTTATTCATACAAACTCCACTTCAGGAAAAGTTTGTACACTTTCTAAACTCGCACTAAAACTGACATCTGATTTTTTTATAATGGTACTTTTTAATTTCTGAGAAACTGTatgtgtctgtttctgtctgtttcgGCGTTACATGATGCACTGTATATTTTTGATAGAAGACAGATCTGGACACAGCAGCACAGACAAGCACATGCactgtatttacaaagaaatcCTGTTGTAACTCATGAGGACCCACTCTTTGCTCCTTAAACCATTGTTATAAGAGTTTTGAGCACTGGCCTGTAGATGTTTACAGATGTGCAGGCATATCCAGTCGCTATCTGAGTAAGTGATCAGGCACAGGCCCATGTTCGCCGTGGTGTTGTGTAGATCACAGATCAGATCCACCGCTTCAGTAGAACCTTTAGGGCCCAGCAGTGTGTTAAGTTCTTGAGAAAGAACCAGTTCATACGGACtcttctcagagagagagagactgagagagagagagagagagagagtggagggtAAATTAGAAAATCACTGAAAAACAGATTATTACTTattaagaagtgtgtgtgtgtgtgtgtgtgtgtgtgtcccaccTCAGCATGGCATTGCTGAAGCAGCGGTTCAGGTCAGTCTCTGTGTATCTCACACACCGCTGCACAGCACGGGGGTTTGACATAACCGTTACTATAGCAACCGCTTCCATCACCTCAcccttcctcctcttcttcagcCTCTCACGCACCAGGTACACACCTGAGAGCTCGTTGCCATGGGTACCACCACACACTGCCACTCTGGACAACACTGGCAACATCACCATGTCCTCCTAGGTCACATGACCACAACAAATAACATATTACATCTGTACATTATACTTGCACAATACAGTTATCATCCAACCCATAGGATGTGTCACACCTGCACATTACACATATACTTTAGACATTAATGTTTTTACATAAATATGCAACatccagtgtcactgctggactgagcatAGTCTAccgaccaaaaatatccagccgacagtgtcctgtgtccactgatggaggactagaggacgCCCAACACAACctttgcagcaacagatgagctgctcTCTAGAGTAGAGAGATAAGTGCATCtcatagacagtgagtggacacggtgtttaaaaactccagaagcaaTGCTGCGGCTGATCCACTagtgccagcacaacacacactaacacaccactaccacgtcagtgtcactgcagcactgagaataattgatccaccacccgaatcatacctgctctgtggtggccctgcacattgaaaaataatgcaaagcaatagatggactacagtctgtaattggagAACTACTACCTGTGATTTAAATGATGTGTTTCAATGTTTTGTGATGTAAGGCACATTAATCTCTTAATATTCAAATACATTCCAAGTTAAGAATGTTTTATCCTTCTAAAGTTAATGATTTTgagatgtatttatatatatatatataatagctGAATAGCTGTCATCATTAAACCCTTTAATACAAGCTTTAATATTTTCGTGATATTATCCAGCCTTACCTTATTCCTGAGATGAGAGGGTCGTTCCCTGTCCATCCCCTTCTCTGGACCTGAGTTCTCCAGGTCAGACTGGACTCTCTGAATTGAGCTGTGACACTGGCTGTGTTCCACAAACTCAGCTCTACGTCTCATCTGGACCAAGTCCCATCACAGAACTTTATTAAGTGTGTGAGTACTGCATATCCACTTTCCTCTGctgcagtttctctctctctctctctctctctctctctctctctctctctctctctctctctctctctctctctttgaccaTTCTACAGTTTACCTGACTCAGCaattacatctctctctctctctctctctctctctctctctcttcctcacaaCACTCTCCCTCGTTTTCCCTATGAATGTACAGTGAGTTTTGGGTGTGTGCTCTGCAGTGCCCCCACcatcaacctctctctctctctctctctctctctctctctctctctctctctctctctcactctctctgtggtaGAGCCCCCTATAGAATGATGTTGGAGGGTCAAACGACATAGAGAGGTATTGTTCTACAGGCGATACGGCAGACTGACCCCAGTATAAAGCTGCTGCCCACCATGCATATCAGAGTGGGGTTACACTAACAGTGGGGTTACACTAAGCTATATGTCTGTGcctctgccacacacacacagacacacatatttacatatttacacacatacatcttTCAGGAgaagtaaaatattattaacTTGGTATTTGTTGTTACAAGATTCTTTCTCAGCCTAAACAAAATGTGAACAttcaaatgtatatataatcTCTGtagcacaaaaaaaactttctttTGTTACTTTTCTGTTactttttccattgtttttggATCAAATGCTAAATTTGAGTTAGCATTTAGCCTATTTATAAAttcttattaaaatatattaaaattaaaaacctaTAATGTGTAATTAGACTAGTTGTGAGCAAAAATAATGTTGCATTTCAGAAAATGCTTTAATGTATGTTAAAATAAAGATACAATGAATAAAACGTTTACTGAAACTGTAAACATTGCTATCAGTGTCCAGCAGAGGTCGCCATAAACCGAGGCGTTTCAGGCATTATCAATCGACCTTGACCAAGCTCGAAAATCAGGCCTGGTAATCGAGTACCATCCGTCATTCCATCAGAAGCATCATGGCGGACCCGAATACAAAACAATCCAGCCAGAAAAGGTTTGTATTGCTTTTATCTTTATATAACTCTTTATTCGCCTGCACGGTTTGTCGGCTTATGTTATATTACTGTGCTACAAACGTTCTGtaagtcagtgtgtgttttaattgtgTGAGTTTAGAGGACTAAAAAAGCCCCACCCCTGCTCCGAATATTcctttaataaataatgttgtTCAGCAAATTATTAGTATTTTAACTGCCTTTTATTGTGTTGTGTGCAGTGTTAAGATTGCTGCTGGTGCCGtggtgtgtgtggagagtgagATAAGAGGAGATGTGACGATTGGTAAGCgctcaataaatatttattaatttcagtaagagttttcatttttatttgtctATCCCGAGGTCCAAAAATGAGAATTCATAATTATCACAACTGTATTTCCAGCTTCCTTTTATCCTGCAGACTTTTTAAAGCCTGATGTATGTCACTGGGATCTGTTCTGGTTGACTGTATTTTATCCTGAAACTGTGCAAGTTAAAACACTGCTTACAACTTGAGTCTGATGTTTGGCTCATTGTGCAAATACAGTCTGTAACTTCACAACAATAGTGAACTTTACTGCAGGGAAAGGGTCAAGGTAAATATATGGTGGGCCACACATTTTATGTAGTTCACAAAGTTGTTTAACtcaaaaaaatatacattttattgtatattttaaaataaattattttatttgtaggCAGTcttgtaaaacataaaaaaacatgcacaGGTAAAAAGATGAAAAATGACACATTAATTACAAAAGGGATGCTGTTTTTCATACTGTATTAAAAACCTCATCcctttaatattattcattcattgtctgtaaccacccATACAGATCAGGGTTGCggcgggtccggagcccacctggaatgagagggcgcaaggcaggaacacaccctggaggggcgcctgtccctcacagggcaacacaagcTCACACAccgacccacacacacacacaaacacacactcactcttgagtcgccaatccacctactagtgtgtgtgtgtttttggaccgtaggaggaaaccggagcacccggaggaaacccatgcagacacagagagaacacaccaaacccctcacagacagtcacccggagtgggacttgaacccactacctgctgcaccaccgtgcccacCCCTTTAATATTAACAGACATGAATTTTTGTCAGTAAAcggtttgtatgtttgtttttttcagggcCGCGGACTGTGGTTCACCCCAAAGCTCGGATCATCGCTGAGGCTGGTCCCATCATCATAGGAGAGGGAAACCTGATCGAAGAGCAGGCTCTTATCATTAACAGGTAGAACCATGTTAGCcttaggtcaccatgcccaatgccagttGTCATGTAGAAGAATTTACATCAGGCTTCTTTGGGATCAAAGAGGGATTGGGGGCTTGGTGTAGTGCAACTTTTTGGAACTGCATTGAAACATTCCCTAGGTACAAtgatttttattcagtttttaaCACAAATACCTCTGTACAGAAATAACACTAATTTTTCAAGTACTGACTACATCTATGCGATGCCCATAATGCACCCTGTTTGTCAACAAATGAGAATTATTGTGCAGACAATAAAATGTCATCATATTGCCCAGCAATCTTTGTGTGCCTGTCTTCttgtctttctcttttattctattttttattaagttctCACATTTTTACAGCTATCCTGAGAACATCATGCCTGACACAGAGGAAGTCGAACCCAAGACAATGACGATAGGCATAAACAATGTTTTTGAAGTTGGCTGTGGTAAGTTGCCATTAATTATCAGCTTTTATATAGCAGCAGTATTTATTGTCATTATCTTAAgtcggggcggcacggtggcgcatcaggtagtgtgacagtcacacagctccagggacctggaggttgtgggttcgattcccgctccgggtgactgtctgtgaggagtgtggtgtgttctccctgtgtctgtgtgggtttcctccgggtgactgtctgtgaggagtgtggtgtgttctccctgtgtctgtgtgggtttcctccgggtgactgtctgtgaggagtgt from Hoplias malabaricus isolate fHopMal1 chromosome 2, fHopMal1.hap1, whole genome shotgun sequence encodes the following:
- the LOC136687523 gene encoding N-acyl-aromatic-L-amino acid amidohydrolase (carboxylate-forming) B-like, producing MRRRAEFVEHSQCHSSIQRVQSDLENSGPEKGMDRERPSHLRNKEDMVMLPVLSRVAVCGGTHGNELSGVYLVRERLKKRRKGEVMEAVAIVTVMSNPRAVQRCVRYTETDLNRCFSNAMLSLSLSEKSPYELVLSQELNTLLGPKGSTEAVDLICDLHNTTANMGLCLITYSDSDWICLHICKHLQREMATIPVRYVHYDYPPSEAYSLDSVGKHGFAMEIGPQPHGLIRSNVFTAMQEAVQLMLDWVRLFNSGTQFEGSSLDVYTLVKSIDYPRDPHTHSITAAVHPDLQDRDFCLLHPGDPMFLSFSGETVRYKGKEPLYPFFINESAYYEKGVALSLARRRKVEIPAIHSRRI
- the dctn6 gene encoding dynactin subunit 6 isoform X1: MADPNTKQSSQKSVKIAAGAVVCVESEIRGDVTIGPRTVVHPKARIIAEAGPIIIGEGNLIEEQALIINSYPENIMPDTEEVEPKTMTIGINNVFEVGCVSQALKIGDNNVIESKADVGRNVILTSGCIIGACCQVNTCEVIPENTVIYGSGCMRRVQTERPQPQTLQLDFLMKILPNYHHLKKTVKGNSTPARS
- the dctn6 gene encoding dynactin subunit 6 isoform X2, with the translated sequence MLYYCATNVLVKIAAGAVVCVESEIRGDVTIGPRTVVHPKARIIAEAGPIIIGEGNLIEEQALIINSYPENIMPDTEEVEPKTMTIGINNVFEVGCVSQALKIGDNNVIESKADVGRNVILTSGCIIGACCQVNTCEVIPENTVIYGSGCMRRVQTERPQPQTLQLDFLMKILPNYHHLKKTVKGNSTPARS